The Sagittula sp. P11 genome window below encodes:
- a CDS encoding J domain-containing protein: MSRPDPFGFDMSVRSAKKKNPRGRKGMTGESETSQRVCDHDGCEEPGKFRAPKAPDVLDDFYWFCKDHVREYNAQWSFFEGKTEAEMNAQASSDKVWERKTKDWRDPEAKAWARLGIEDPHQVLGDKATRNPGRKKAGGGRKLPPTERRALEILEAEDTLTKAELRKVYKKLIKVLHPDMNGGDRSQEEQLQEVVWAWDQIKESRNFK, from the coding sequence ATGAGCAGACCCGATCCCTTCGGTTTCGACATGTCCGTCAGGTCCGCGAAGAAGAAGAACCCGCGCGGCCGGAAGGGCATGACCGGCGAATCCGAGACATCGCAGCGCGTCTGCGATCATGACGGCTGCGAGGAACCGGGCAAGTTCCGCGCACCCAAAGCCCCCGATGTGCTGGACGACTTCTACTGGTTCTGCAAGGACCACGTACGCGAATACAACGCACAGTGGTCCTTCTTCGAGGGCAAGACCGAAGCCGAGATGAACGCGCAGGCCTCGTCCGACAAGGTGTGGGAACGCAAGACCAAGGACTGGCGCGATCCGGAGGCGAAGGCCTGGGCCCGGCTGGGCATCGAGGACCCGCACCAGGTGCTGGGCGACAAGGCGACGCGCAACCCGGGCCGCAAGAAGGCCGGCGGCGGACGCAAGCTGCCACCGACCGAACGCCGCGCGCTGGAGATCCTGGAGGCCGAGGACACGCTGACCAAGGCGGAGCTCCGCAAGGTCTACAAGAAGCTGATCAAGGTGCTGCACCCGGACATGAACGGCGGCGACCGCTCCCAGGAAGAGCAGCTGCAGGAAGTCGTCTGGGCGTGGGACCAGATCAAGGAATCGCGCAACTTCAAGTAA
- a CDS encoding lysophospholipid acyltransferase family protein, which translates to MKDRIDPLIEERAPWFSRQNSFVAAARAVLERLLTYDHTLEVAGQLDHMTAQDGFRLLGSLIAKDVEISGLDNIPRHGPALIVSNHPTGLADGVILYNALGTIRPDTYFFANKDVVRVLPQLDDIVCPVEWRQEKRSHAKTRETMAYCRRAVEDGRLGVIFPSGRLAKRRGLSLHERPWMASAAMIARKLDLPVIPVNIRARNSVMFYLFDLLHPTLRDISLFHETLNKARQPFRITVGEPISPSALPAKSEEGIEILRRATLSLGGPKAPAVSLLDATRRPSWLKA; encoded by the coding sequence ATGAAAGACCGTATCGACCCCCTGATCGAGGAACGCGCGCCATGGTTCTCGCGGCAGAATTCTTTCGTTGCCGCTGCCCGCGCCGTCCTCGAACGGCTGCTGACATATGACCACACGCTGGAGGTGGCCGGTCAGCTCGACCACATGACGGCGCAGGACGGTTTCCGCCTGCTGGGCAGCCTGATCGCCAAGGACGTCGAGATCTCCGGCCTCGACAATATCCCGCGCCACGGACCGGCGCTGATCGTGTCGAACCACCCCACGGGGCTGGCCGACGGCGTGATCCTCTACAATGCGCTGGGGACGATCCGGCCCGACACCTATTTCTTTGCCAACAAGGACGTGGTGCGCGTCCTGCCGCAGCTCGACGACATCGTCTGCCCGGTGGAATGGCGGCAGGAGAAGCGCTCGCATGCCAAGACGCGCGAGACCATGGCATATTGCCGCCGCGCGGTGGAAGACGGCCGGCTCGGCGTGATCTTCCCCTCGGGCCGTCTGGCCAAGCGGCGCGGCCTGTCGCTGCACGAGCGGCCCTGGATGGCGAGTGCGGCGATGATCGCGCGCAAGCTGGACCTGCCGGTGATCCCGGTCAACATCCGCGCGCGCAACTCGGTGATGTTCTACCTGTTCGACCTTCTGCACCCGACGCTGCGCGACATTTCCCTGTTCCACGAGACGCTGAACAAGGCGCGCCAGCCGTTCCGCATCACCGTGGGCGAGCCGATCTCTCCCTCTGCGCTGCCGGCGAAGAGCGAGGAAGGCATCGAGATCCTGCGCCGGGCGACCTTGTCGCTGGGCGGGCCGAAGGCACCTGCGGTGAGCCTTCTGGACGCGACGCGGCGGCCGAGCTGGCTGAAGGCCTGA
- the gatB gene encoding Asp-tRNA(Asn)/Glu-tRNA(Gln) amidotransferase subunit GatB, with the protein MLDLTYETPKPKVIAGAKHDWELVIGMEVHAQVASKAKLFSGASTQFGAEPNSNVSFVDAAMPGMLPVINEYCIEQAVRTGLGLKAQINLVSAFDRKNYFYPDLPQGYQISQLYHPLVGEGEILVDMEPGIARKVRIERIHVEQDAGKSIHDMDPNMSFVDLNRTGVALMEIVSRPDIRGPEEAAAYIAKLRQILRYLGTCDGNMQNGNLRADVNVSICLPGAYEKYQETQDFGHLGTRCEIKNMNSMRFIQAAIEYEARRQIAIVEGGGKVDQETRLYDPDKNETRSMRSKEEAHDYRYFPCPDLMPLEIEQAWVDDIAASLPELPDEKKARFMGDFGLTEYDANVLTAETVNAAYFEQVVTEAGDGKLSANWVINELFGRLKKDDRDITDSPVAPGQLAAIIKLIKSDAISGKIAKDLFEIVYTEGGDPEKIVEERGMKQVTDTGAIETAVDEIIAANPAQVEKAKQNPKLAGWFVGQVMKATGGKANPKAVNEIVAQKLAQ; encoded by the coding sequence ATGCTGGATCTGACCTACGAGACCCCGAAACCCAAGGTGATCGCCGGGGCGAAGCACGACTGGGAACTGGTCATCGGGATGGAAGTGCACGCGCAGGTCGCGTCCAAGGCCAAGCTGTTCTCCGGTGCCTCGACCCAGTTCGGGGCGGAGCCGAACTCCAACGTGTCCTTCGTGGACGCGGCCATGCCGGGGATGCTGCCGGTCATCAACGAATACTGCATCGAGCAGGCCGTGCGCACGGGCCTTGGCCTTAAGGCGCAGATCAACCTCGTGTCCGCCTTCGACCGCAAGAACTACTTCTACCCCGACCTGCCGCAGGGCTACCAGATCAGCCAGCTCTACCACCCGCTGGTCGGCGAGGGCGAAATCCTCGTGGACATGGAGCCGGGGATCGCGCGCAAGGTGCGGATCGAGCGCATCCACGTCGAACAGGACGCGGGCAAGTCGATCCACGACATGGACCCGAACATGTCCTTCGTCGACCTCAACCGCACGGGCGTCGCGCTGATGGAGATCGTCAGCCGCCCCGACATCCGCGGGCCGGAAGAGGCCGCTGCCTACATCGCCAAGCTGCGCCAGATCCTGCGCTACCTCGGCACCTGCGACGGCAACATGCAGAACGGCAACCTGCGGGCCGACGTGAACGTGTCGATCTGCCTGCCCGGCGCCTACGAGAAGTACCAGGAGACGCAGGACTTCGGCCATCTCGGCACGCGCTGCGAGATCAAGAACATGAACTCCATGCGGTTCATCCAGGCGGCCATCGAATACGAGGCGCGCCGCCAGATTGCCATCGTCGAAGGCGGCGGCAAGGTCGACCAGGAAACGCGGCTCTACGATCCGGACAAGAACGAGACGCGCTCCATGCGGTCGAAGGAAGAGGCGCACGACTATCGTTACTTCCCCTGCCCCGACCTGATGCCGCTGGAGATCGAGCAGGCCTGGGTCGACGACATCGCCGCCTCGCTGCCGGAACTGCCGGACGAGAAGAAGGCGCGCTTCATGGGCGATTTCGGCCTGACGGAGTATGACGCCAACGTGCTGACCGCCGAGACGGTGAACGCCGCCTATTTCGAGCAGGTCGTGACGGAGGCGGGCGACGGCAAGCTGTCGGCCAACTGGGTCATCAACGAGCTTTTCGGCCGCCTGAAGAAGGACGACCGCGACATCACCGACAGCCCGGTGGCGCCCGGTCAGCTGGCGGCGATCATCAAGCTGATCAAGTCGGACGCGATTTCCGGCAAGATCGCCAAGGACCTTTTCGAGATCGTCTATACCGAGGGCGGCGACCCGGAGAAGATCGTCGAAGAGCGCGGCATGAAGCAGGTCACCGACACCGGCGCGATCGAGACGGCGGTGGACGAGATCATCGCCGCCAACCCTGCGCAGGTGGAGAAAGCCAAGCAGAACCCCAAGCTGGCGGGCTGGTTCGTGGGCCAGGTGATGAAGGCGACCGGCGGCAAGGCCAACCCCAAGGCGGTCAACGAGATCGTCGCGCAGAAGCTGGCGCAGTGA
- a CDS encoding DUF4177 domain-containing protein produces the protein MRYEYRIVPAPEKGEKLKGASAEARFAAAVERVLNDMAARGWEYQRTDTLPATERAGLTGAETVWRNLLVFRRPHAADASVFQPRLLEPPQTASVTAPAPQLWRVEDTHADPEAEPPAPPARPPRTPVGPHDAADVALRTALTGPIDGGSPPEGSA, from the coding sequence ATGAGGTACGAATACCGGATCGTCCCCGCCCCGGAGAAGGGCGAGAAGCTGAAGGGCGCCAGTGCGGAGGCGCGCTTTGCCGCCGCCGTCGAACGTGTGCTGAACGACATGGCCGCGCGGGGCTGGGAGTACCAGCGTACCGACACCCTGCCCGCAACCGAACGCGCCGGGCTGACAGGGGCAGAGACGGTCTGGCGGAACCTTCTTGTCTTTCGCAGGCCGCACGCGGCGGATGCGAGCGTCTTCCAGCCGCGCCTGCTGGAGCCACCGCAGACCGCCAGCGTCACAGCCCCCGCGCCTCAACTATGGCGGGTGGAGGACACACACGCCGATCCCGAGGCAGAGCCGCCTGCCCCGCCGGCCCGCCCCCCGCGCACGCCGGTCGGGCCGCATGATGCGGCGGACGTGGCGCTGCGCACGGCGCTGACCGGCCCGATCGACGGCGGCTCCCCTCCCGAGGGGTCGGCCTGA
- a CDS encoding transglycosylase SLT domain-containing protein: protein MGAAILRNFASFGGIANPDRFRQGAAVMLRAAALITLIGTSSVWTAADANPLLSQVGPVPTVAAPEQAVMASVRPKQRRLAVPDARWDTKPGRKSWTLAVLKGLRSHAHALPDIVPRDIASYCPAYPTASREQREAFWVGLISSLAWHESTHRPTAVGGGGRWYGLTQILPDTARRYQCKAKSGSALKDPEDNLSCALRIMAVTVKRDKVVSAGMRGVAADWGPFHSSRKRSDIMDWTRSQSYCQGIARSLRPVARPDELQQQWETERMRTILASFENVRPEARPISVFARALKDALPPVETLREAMDNPVRMLISTQSEG from the coding sequence GTGGGTGCGGCAATCCTGCGCAATTTTGCATCATTTGGCGGTATTGCGAATCCGGATCGTTTCCGGCAGGGTGCCGCGGTCATGTTGCGTGCTGCTGCCCTTATCACGCTCATCGGGACATCGTCGGTCTGGACCGCTGCGGATGCCAATCCGTTGCTGTCACAGGTCGGGCCCGTGCCAACCGTAGCTGCCCCCGAGCAGGCGGTGATGGCATCGGTGCGCCCGAAACAGCGTCGCCTCGCCGTCCCGGATGCAAGATGGGACACCAAACCCGGTCGCAAAAGCTGGACTCTCGCCGTCCTCAAGGGATTGCGGAGCCATGCCCACGCACTCCCCGATATTGTGCCGAGGGATATCGCTTCGTACTGCCCGGCGTATCCGACCGCAAGCCGCGAACAGCGCGAAGCCTTCTGGGTGGGCCTGATTTCTTCGCTGGCGTGGCACGAAAGCACACATCGCCCCACCGCGGTGGGCGGCGGCGGCCGCTGGTACGGTCTGACGCAGATCCTGCCCGACACCGCACGTCGCTATCAGTGCAAGGCAAAGAGCGGATCGGCCCTCAAGGACCCGGAGGACAACCTCTCCTGCGCGCTGCGAATCATGGCCGTGACGGTCAAGCGCGACAAGGTGGTCAGCGCGGGCATGCGCGGCGTCGCCGCCGACTGGGGCCCGTTCCACTCCTCGCGCAAGCGCAGCGACATCATGGACTGGACCCGCAGCCAAAGCTACTGCCAGGGCATCGCCCGCTCGCTGCGCCCCGTCGCGCGGCCCGACGAACTCCAGCAGCAGTGGGAGACCGAGCGCATGCGCACGATCCTCGCCTCGTTCGAGAACGTCCGCCCGGAGGCCCGCCCGATCTCCGTCTTCGCCCGCGCCCTGAAGGACGCGCTGCCGCCGGTGGAAACCCTGCGGGAGGCGATGGACAACCCGGTCCGGATGCTCATCAGCACCCAATCCGAAGGCTGA